tagcgatacctataaaaattcggggtcgaaagggttaatgaaTGACACATGAGGTaaaaagaaatgattttttgctaCGAAATTAAAAGCATAAGTAAAAAGTGCATTATGTTATCCTGATTTTATATGTGAGTAAACAGTTATACTATGTAAtagatatatatgtaataaaaaacaattttgcacaaatttcgtATATCAATACAGAGTTTGGTGGTTTCAATGTATCATATGGTCCAACGATCATAACTGGTTATTTTACATTATTATAAACCTTTATGAGTTCTGTCTCCTAACTTCAAGCCATTTTCACGTAGCTCCGTTAGGGTAGATGTTTCGTAtttcaaatactttgttttacaTGCaacaaagtttaaaatttttttgagattcTACAGTGTTGCTTAGCAAACCAATATTTGGTTACTGCAAGCGTTATGTAAATTCCATTCATCTCCAATAACAGCTAGGCGATTGGTAATTGTCAGTGTAACTATACTCTCATTGTCTTTGTTTACGTAGCCTGTTCTATTTTTTGCTGACGCAAAACTAAAGATTGGTGAGTGTAGACTTATTTactatcaaatattgacaattgTCAACTGTAAATAAAGCCACACAATTCCTAGAATGAAGCGAATGAATTGATGGTGAATCTATAGTTGTTTGCTCTATTTGCAATGACTGTAAACCCCATTGATCATGGGAGGCGAGGAAGAGGTAAATTTGTTTATCCTTTGTTAGAGATCGTTTAAAAGTGAGCTGATCATTTGGGTTGATATCCATTTATCACAGAGCCATTGTGAAGAATATAGtgcataaaaaaagaaattcaaatATGGCTGTTAGGGCATTGACCACTATTTTCTTAATTAGCTTCTTGTGCACAGTCTATGGCAACTTGCCTGTTCCAATTGGACGTGCCAATATCGAGATTACAGATAGTATGTACACGCAATTAAAACTCTAATCGTATCCACATAATAATAATCCTTATAATTTTCTTGGTTATAAATTTTGAATTCCACTGATTAGAGCGTTTCCAATGTGATCGTATTGAATGTCCTCTGGAAACTGAACGCTGTGTGGTGACTAAAGAAAAGCACCCAAAATCTAACTGGATGCTGGTGAATACCAATATTTGCTATGCCAAGGATGGTCGTGTATTGAAGAAAGCTGAGCGTCAACAATCTATTGATCCCAAAGTCTATGTAAGTGTCCGTCTTGAAGGAACCCGCAATGCTGGAAGTAGTTCTTTCAATGCTGGAAATGATTCCAACGAGGACGAAAATGATGCTTTCAACAGAGCTGTTGATGAGCTTAGCAAGGATTTCGATTTGGCTATGTAAAGATAATAactaatatatacatattttttaatgttttctaaaTCCTAATTCAATTTACAATATGAAATAATATCATTGCCATGTGAAAcagttaaatgaaataaaaaaatatttggtaggAAACAGGACAAATATTGTTATGTTTTAGTTGTTTTGGCTAGATGGATAGATAAAGAGACACAAATTACAATGAAACTGATATGAATATGCGGAGGTTTTATCTTCATTGGTTTCTAATGAGACGACGATTGTCCTTACGCAATGAACTATACCGTAACGCAATGTCAATGGATCTATTGCTGGATAGACGGACGGAAAGTTTTTGCATGATGTACTTAGTGTACGATCGTTACATGTTGGCTATAGGACCATATACacatattccaaatttcagaaaaatcgatATAAAATCGTGGATAGATCTAAGATTTACTTCATTGTAACTCTATCTATAATTGTGttgtagatgtaaaattttgcgcGGCTGTTTTTGTCTCTAAGCTCTGACAAACCTTCATGTAAACACCCAAAAGATAATTCTTCCCCCCCCTCCCCcccacaaatgaaattttagaaaaatattgtttcccatttgcttttcactgtaaggaatttttttctggaagaaaagtacatactttttgtgataaacgttgattctcttacagaatgtaaaaacaatttcataaagacaaacaatCTAGAAGaaaagatataattatataaattttttaaaatttatctttCGCCTGGACAGAGAATCGAAGCGCGGACCGCTGTTTTTTAAGCCAAAACATTATCCATTGGGCTACGTagcattgtcatcaacagacaattatcgccaTTAACGCATACAATCGAGCCGttagcatagttttgggcgcccacgaaccaatgtaaagaaactttatttaatagaaacgtACTTTTAAGTGGCCAAAATACACGAAATGGACTGCGATTtgggaacaaattttatttcttgtattgctaaaaccaatttttttgatgatgaaaaaacttttttgttttttttttctcagtgtatgaccGTCGCGGTATATCtagaatttcgttaaaatttttgttattttgttagtgaataaaagaaaaaaacgtgcTACCGTTTCTATTCGGGATTTTTCGTCATTGCCATCCCTATCAGTAATCAGATGGTTGTAAcgtgaaatgtttatatattgGCATGAGAGTAAACACACCTAAATAAAgtgaaaaatcatcaaaaaataa
This is a stretch of genomic DNA from Haematobia irritans isolate KBUSLIRL chromosome 4, ASM5000362v1, whole genome shotgun sequence. It encodes these proteins:
- the LOC142234669 gene encoding uncharacterized protein LOC142234669, translated to MAVRALTTIFLISFLCTVYGNLPVPIGRANIEITDKRFQCDRIECPLETERCVVTKEKHPKSNWMLVNTNICYAKDGRVLKKAERQQSIDPKVYVSVRLEGTRNAGSSSFNAGNDSNEDENDAFNRAVDELSKDFDLAM